From Sporosarcina sp. Marseille-Q4943, the proteins below share one genomic window:
- a CDS encoding O-antigen ligase yields MRKIVWLLVVIAGILWALPDKTIAGSFTYSDLIYAIAFIIVIFENLVFKRPLIILLNKRYSVIFYILLFTGIGAMTGMIRSSDTIGASVAFLQYAFIFVVVLTVIHYLINNKMENALKVLVIFTIPGIISGVMVSLSGLGFVTAYDSQLLYGLGRYRGFNGSLPTAYGAQTVLACVIIYMMFRISKRFINKLFWFTMLLVCVYAIILTASFGAIIMLGLAISLIWWFFSKHTLLTRSLLVFAFCAGLSVFYSHQTGNYQYMNYLPDIVKIRVEAAGGEFGSADVRSELNRLGVEKFFENPLMGIGHTQFMYHNPHGRVVHNTIISAAVESGVFGLIGVVLYLIVPIVLAYRMVKAKLFDAKSYEGVMVRFLLVYLLIRLAQTTTSHEYIERNLWLPGLVVFVIYATQMNRKEKAISQVGQPV; encoded by the coding sequence TTGCGTAAGATAGTGTGGTTATTAGTTGTTATTGCAGGAATATTATGGGCACTTCCTGATAAAACAATTGCGGGCAGTTTTACGTATAGCGATTTAATCTATGCTATAGCTTTTATTATTGTTATATTCGAAAATCTGGTTTTCAAAAGACCGCTTATCATTCTATTAAATAAGAGATATAGTGTTATTTTTTATATACTTTTATTTACCGGAATTGGTGCAATGACCGGAATGATAAGGTCGTCAGACACTATTGGTGCGAGCGTCGCGTTCCTTCAATATGCTTTTATTTTTGTTGTAGTGCTAACTGTGATTCATTATTTGATTAATAATAAAATGGAAAATGCATTGAAAGTATTGGTCATATTTACGATACCGGGAATAATCTCAGGAGTAATGGTCAGCTTATCCGGTCTAGGGTTTGTTACTGCCTATGATTCTCAACTATTATATGGTCTGGGTAGATACAGAGGATTTAACGGTAGCCTTCCAACTGCGTATGGAGCACAAACAGTACTAGCATGTGTGATAATTTACATGATGTTCAGAATAAGCAAGAGGTTCATTAACAAATTGTTTTGGTTTACGATGCTATTAGTTTGCGTTTATGCGATAATTTTAACCGCTTCTTTCGGGGCTATTATAATGCTTGGTCTTGCTATCTCTTTGATTTGGTGGTTTTTCTCAAAACACACATTACTTACGCGATCTTTATTAGTTTTTGCGTTTTGCGCAGGTTTGTCTGTTTTTTACTCGCACCAAACAGGAAATTATCAATACATGAATTACCTACCAGATATAGTTAAAATCAGGGTAGAGGCTGCGGGCGGGGAGTTTGGTAGTGCGGACGTGAGAAGTGAATTAAATCGACTAGGTGTGGAGAAGTTTTTTGAAAACCCGTTGATGGGTATCGGGCATACTCAGTTCATGTATCATAATCCACACGGGCGAGTAGTGCATAACACGATAATATCAGCAGCAGTTGAATCAGGTGTATTCGGTTTAATAGGCGTTGTGCTATATTTAATTGTCCCTATAGTGTTGGCTTATAGGATGGTTAAAGCTAAGTTGTTTGATGCTAAATCGTACGAGGGGGTTATGGTAAGGTTTTTACTTGTGTATCTATTAATACGTTTAGCTCAAACCACAACATCACACGAGTATATTGAGAGAAATTTATGGTTGCCGGGCTTAGTGGTTTTTGTAATCTATGCGACACAGATGAATCGCAAGGAGAAGGCAATTTCACAAGTGGGCCAGCCTGTTTAG
- a CDS encoding holin family protein, which produces MKNETNTLYTFITGGGLSTVAYLLGGLDNLIIALAIFMVCDFILGAAAGANNEGLNSKRALKGLGKKGAMISLVVVANQLDIISGSDTGFVRNSMIFFLIGTEGISLVENMGRLGLNVPDFIRTRFEQMKNDEKVDKDVH; this is translated from the coding sequence ATGAAAAACGAGACAAACACACTTTATACATTTATCACAGGCGGCGGTCTTTCGACTGTCGCTTATTTATTGGGCGGGCTCGATAACTTGATTATTGCGCTCGCCATATTCATGGTCTGCGATTTTATTTTGGGGGCAGCTGCAGGAGCTAATAACGAGGGGCTTAATTCCAAGCGTGCGCTTAAAGGATTGGGGAAGAAGGGGGCGATGATTTCACTCGTCGTCGTGGCAAATCAGCTAGATATCATCAGCGGAAGCGACACCGGATTCGTCCGGAATTCAATGATTTTCTTTCTCATCGGAACCGAAGGGATTAGTTTGGTTGAGAATATGGGTCGTTTAGGGCTGAATGTTCCAGATTTTATTCGAACTCGCTTCGAACAAATGAAAAACGATGAGAAGGTCGATAAGGATGTTCATTGA
- a CDS encoding DUF4145 domain-containing protein gives MKSILFEVNVSQVTCNENVAGPYPFIWEVNVPLLPAYSVEYYSIKVEDVSDISPGDEDIDGDKIIVYSEFELYEELKSVLIELHYHGIKDYSALFPKVYNPKLRDRLGQFYEEAEKNFEQGSWLSFTLMCGAIFEGMLYDKLKPITFEENKLETLIDNALKKGIINKKQSDIMTTVRRDRNLVHARNAKKQYVSRKAAMEIRTTLDILIKDFSNM, from the coding sequence ATGAAGTCTATTTTATTTGAAGTGAATGTTTCGCAAGTGACTTGTAACGAAAATGTTGCAGGACCCTATCCTTTCATTTGGGAAGTTAATGTACCACTATTGCCTGCCTACTCCGTCGAGTATTACTCGATTAAAGTGGAAGATGTCTCAGATATTTCTCCTGGTGACGAGGATATTGATGGTGATAAGATCATTGTCTATTCCGAATTTGAACTATATGAAGAACTAAAAAGTGTATTAATCGAATTACATTACCACGGAATAAAAGATTACAGCGCTTTATTTCCTAAAGTATATAATCCGAAATTACGCGACAGATTAGGCCAATTTTATGAAGAGGCAGAGAAGAATTTTGAACAAGGTTCTTGGCTTTCATTTACACTAATGTGCGGTGCAATATTTGAAGGGATGTTGTATGACAAACTGAAACCGATAACCTTTGAAGAAAATAAACTTGAAACATTGATTGATAATGCCCTTAAAAAAGGAATTATCAATAAAAAGCAGTCTGACATTATGACCACGGTTAGGCGTGACAGGAATTTAGTCCATGCAAGAAATGCTAAAAAACAGTATGTTTCCAGAAAGGCTGCAATGGAAATCAGAACCACTCTAGATATACTAATCAAAGATTTCAGCAACATGTAA